DNA sequence from the Chrysiogenia bacterium genome:
ACGTGCAGGATTGGCAGGGCAGTCTGCGCTTCCTGGACGTCGGCGCGCTCGTCTACTACCTCAAGGCCGTGCCGTGGCTGGTGCCGGGCTTCAGTGTTGCCACGCAGCGTGACACGCTGTTCGCACTGCAAGATCGTCTGGATGCCGACGGGGAACTGCGCTTCACAGCGCGCAAGTATCTGATCGAAGCACGCAAGGAGTGAGCGATGGCGGCCGAGAGCGAGCCCTATCTCCAGCTACAGATGGTGTGGCCCGACCACCTGCTCGACCAGCCGCCGGTGGTGCGCGTGGCGCCGGGCTATCACCTGCGCACCTACCGTCCGGGGGACGAGCCGCGCTTCTACGAGGTGATGGCGCTGGCCGGCTGGCCCGGCTGGGACGACGAACGGTTGCGCCCGTGGATCGCCCGCATCCCGCCGGGGAGCTGGTTCATGGCGGTGCACACGGCCAGCGACACAATCGTCGCCACAGCCATGGGGCTGCACGACCACTCGGACGATCATCCCTTTGGCGGCGAGTTGGGCTGGGTGGCGGCGGACCCCGCGCACACGGGGCAGGGGCTCGGCCTGGCGGTCTCGGCCGCGGTCACGGTAAGGCTGCTGGCCGCCGGCTATCGCAACGTCCACCTCTACACCGAGCACTGGCGGCTGGCGGCGATCAAGAGCTACTTCAAGCTGGGATACGTGCCCTTCCTCTACGCGCCGGAGATGGCGCAGCGCTGGCGTGCGCTCTCTTTGGAACTGGGCTGGCCTTACACCCCGGAAGCTTGGCGTAGCGAGTAAACATGGTACAGCGCTGCCCTTGTCCCATGTGTCATTGAATGTGCAGTGGTGATTCCCTGGGCATGCAAGGCCTGCACGGCTGGCGTCGAGAGGCTCGAATGGATCGTTCCGCACTGGCGACTATTGCCCAAGAGACGATGGAGATACTGCGCGTCGGCGCCTACGATCTGCCGTCCGGTGCGCGAGT
Encoded proteins:
- a CDS encoding SAM-dependent methyltransferase, producing VQDWQGSLRFLDVGALVYYLKAVPWLVPGFSVATQRDTLFALQDRLDADGELRFTARKYLIEARKE
- a CDS encoding GNAT family N-acetyltransferase codes for the protein MAAESEPYLQLQMVWPDHLLDQPPVVRVAPGYHLRTYRPGDEPRFYEVMALAGWPGWDDERLRPWIARIPPGSWFMAVHTASDTIVATAMGLHDHSDDHPFGGELGWVAADPAHTGQGLGLAVSAAVTVRLLAAGYRNVHLYTEHWRLAAIKSYFKLGYVPFLYAPEMAQRWRALSLELGWPYTPEAWRSE